A DNA window from Candidatus Equadaptatus faecalis contains the following coding sequences:
- the fusA gene encoding elongation factor G, whose protein sequence is MGARKPEDTRGLAFISHGGAGKTSLNEAFLFNAGLITRMGKVEDKNTVSDYDGEEQKRGISINTSLSTIPYKNKTIYVLDTPGFADFIGEQRSSMRAADGSVVLVNAASGVEVHTQAVWQFAEDFGTPAIFYVSKIDREHTSFDDTVADIQENLSDRAVPLFLPIGSELNFKGVVNVLTGKAYTYKGDGSKEFTESDTPADMADAVQAAREALIERAVEADDELMMRYLDGETLTNEEIRQVVRKAVCSRTIFPIIPGSSTANIGVTQLMDAIVDYMPSPLDMHNRTALNGEEVVTVEPDENGKFLGFVFKVMVDPYVGKLSFVKVFSGKLTADQSVYNVNQDVEERTGSFRMMKGKESTEVKEIILGDVIAIPKLESTTAGDTLGTKGEKLKFPVIKFAKPVYSVAIFAKSRADEDKLGTAISKMLKEDPTLSYEKNPETHDSILSGMGDMHLDIMLSRIKERYKVELDTKTPRVPYRETIKKRAEAQGKHKKQSGGRGQYGDVWFRLIPGEANSGIEFIDKIVGGAVPKNYLPAAEKGLREAAERGFLAGFPATDFSCEIYDGSYHEVDSSEMAFKIAASLAFKNCMAAANAVLMEPVMDVEVVVPEDYLGDVMGDFNSRRGRIMGIDSAGKLQIVKAQCPLSEMFRYAILLRSMTSGRGSFSMEYSHYEEVPQDIAKKVIAQAQAEKEAEEE, encoded by the coding sequence ATGGGAGCACGCAAGCCTGAAGACACCAGAGGATTGGCATTTATTTCACACGGAGGCGCAGGAAAAACGTCACTGAACGAAGCGTTCCTCTTTAATGCCGGACTTATCACCCGCATGGGCAAAGTCGAAGACAAAAATACTGTTTCCGACTATGACGGCGAAGAGCAGAAGCGCGGAATTTCAATCAACACCTCGCTTTCGACAATTCCTTACAAAAACAAAACCATTTACGTTCTTGACACGCCGGGTTTTGCAGACTTCATCGGCGAACAGCGCAGCTCCATGCGTGCGGCGGACGGTTCAGTAGTTCTTGTGAACGCGGCATCCGGAGTTGAAGTCCACACGCAGGCAGTATGGCAGTTTGCGGAAGATTTCGGTACGCCTGCAATTTTCTACGTAAGCAAAATCGACCGCGAACATACAAGCTTTGACGACACCGTAGCCGACATTCAGGAAAACCTCAGCGACCGCGCTGTTCCTCTTTTCCTCCCCATCGGCTCTGAGCTTAATTTCAAGGGCGTAGTCAACGTTCTTACGGGCAAAGCCTATACCTACAAAGGCGACGGAAGCAAGGAATTTACGGAAAGCGACACTCCGGCAGATATGGCGGACGCTGTACAGGCTGCAAGAGAAGCTCTTATCGAACGCGCCGTTGAAGCTGACGACGAGCTTATGATGCGTTATCTCGACGGTGAAACGCTTACCAATGAAGAAATCCGGCAGGTTGTCCGCAAAGCCGTATGCAGCAGAACAATATTCCCGATTATTCCGGGTTCATCAACGGCAAACATCGGCGTTACCCAGCTCATGGACGCAATAGTCGATTACATGCCGTCGCCGCTTGACATGCACAACAGAACGGCTCTCAACGGTGAGGAAGTCGTAACGGTGGAGCCTGACGAAAACGGCAAATTTCTCGGCTTCGTATTCAAAGTCATGGTTGACCCGTACGTCGGAAAACTTTCATTTGTCAAAGTGTTCTCAGGAAAACTTACGGCAGACCAGTCAGTGTACAACGTCAACCAGGACGTTGAAGAACGCACCGGTTCATTCCGTATGATGAAGGGCAAAGAAAGCACCGAAGTTAAGGAAATAATACTCGGCGACGTTATCGCAATTCCGAAACTCGAAAGCACGACAGCCGGCGACACCCTCGGAACCAAAGGCGAAAAACTTAAATTCCCTGTAATCAAATTTGCGAAACCTGTCTACAGCGTTGCAATTTTTGCAAAGAGCCGCGCTGACGAAGACAAACTCGGAACGGCAATCTCTAAAATGCTCAAGGAAGACCCGACGCTCTCCTACGAAAAGAACCCTGAAACGCACGACTCAATACTTTCAGGCATGGGCGACATGCACCTTGACATAATGCTTTCAAGAATTAAAGAACGCTACAAAGTCGAACTCGACACCAAGACGCCGAGAGTTCCTTACCGCGAAACGATCAAAAAACGCGCCGAAGCCCAGGGCAAACACAAGAAACAGTCAGGCGGACGCGGACAGTACGGTGACGTATGGTTCAGACTTATCCCGGGCGAAGCCAACTCAGGCATCGAATTTATAGACAAAATCGTTGGCGGAGCTGTTCCGAAGAACTATCTCCCTGCCGCTGAAAAAGGACTCCGTGAAGCGGCAGAACGCGGCTTCCTCGCAGGCTTCCCCGCAACAGACTTCAGCTGCGAAATCTATGACGGTTCATACCATGAAGTTGACTCGTCTGAAATGGCGTTCAAAATTGCGGCCTCGCTCGCCTTCAAAAACTGCATGGCAGCCGCGAACGCGGTTCTTATGGAACCGGTAATGGACGTTGAAGTTGTCGTTCCCGAAGATTACCTCGGCGACGTAATGGGCGACTTTAACAGCAGACGCGGACGCATAATGGGTATCGACAGCGCGGGCAAACTCCAGATAGTCAAAGCGCAGTGCCCGCTTTCGGAAATGTTCCGCTACGCGATACTTCTCCGCTCAATGACCTCAGGACGCGGAAGCTTCTCAATGGAATACTCGCACTACGAAGAAGTGCCGCAGGACATTGCAAAGAAAGTTATTGCACAGGCACAGGCAGAAAAAGAAGCAGAAGAAGAATAA